From one Sphingomonas sp. BT-65 genomic stretch:
- a CDS encoding alpha/beta hydrolase → MTLALAPASHRFSVITISESQTPAWSERFGWPAFGDTHLALDPNGNRSILAAQLDNAVLRADRAVLLVAEGLGCFAASWWARLSPSHYVDRVAGALLFDPETAEAAAGKRDLFASPRTALPFPSMVVADRLPGSDPADFAPFAQSWGSRLIAGNRHRAGEASAWRSAQRLVERLTASVVARDIERGLALRGEG, encoded by the coding sequence ATGACGCTCGCGCTCGCACCCGCTTCCCATCGCTTCTCGGTGATAACGATCAGCGAATCGCAGACGCCTGCCTGGAGCGAACGCTTCGGCTGGCCGGCCTTTGGCGATACCCATCTCGCGCTCGATCCGAACGGCAACCGCTCGATCCTCGCCGCCCAGCTCGACAACGCGGTGCTGCGCGCCGACCGCGCGGTGCTGCTGGTCGCCGAGGGGCTGGGCTGTTTCGCCGCCTCATGGTGGGCGCGGCTGTCGCCTTCGCATTATGTCGACCGCGTCGCGGGGGCGCTGCTGTTCGATCCCGAGACCGCCGAAGCGGCCGCCGGCAAGCGCGACCTGTTCGCCTCGCCGCGCACCGCGTTGCCCTTTCCCTCGATGGTCGTCGCCGATCGCCTGCCGGGCAGCGACCCGGCCGATTTCGCCCCCTTCGCGCAAAGCTGGGGCAGCCGCCTAATCGCCGGCAACCGCCATCGCGCCGGCGAAGCCTCCGCCTGGCGCAGCGCGCAGCGGCTCGTCGAGCGCCTCACCGCCTCGGTTGTCGCGCGCGATATCGAGCGCGGCCTGGCCCTGCGCGGCGAGGGCTAG
- a CDS encoding DUF6356 family protein: MFDKVFLKHPREVGESYGEHFATATGFGARMVVGGLACIVHGVIPALFVRTASDTVKSLYGRMKARQPAFAEKPPAFTEPAWQMEYEI; this comes from the coding sequence ATGTTCGACAAGGTCTTCCTGAAGCACCCGCGCGAGGTGGGCGAGAGCTATGGCGAGCATTTCGCGACCGCAACGGGGTTTGGTGCGCGCATGGTGGTGGGCGGGCTGGCCTGCATCGTCCATGGCGTGATCCCGGCGCTGTTCGTGCGCACGGCGAGCGACACGGTGAAGTCGCTCTACGGCCGGATGAAGGCGCGCCAGCCGGCCTTTGCCGAGAAGCCCCCGGCGTTCACCGAGCCCGCATGGCAGATGGAATACGAGATCTAA
- a CDS encoding UTRA domain-containing protein: protein MSVEARIRGDIESRIRSGEWAPGVRVPTEHELVEAYRCARATANKALSRLAREGLIERKRRAGSFVARPQIRTAVVGVPDIGALIEARGEPYRWELLTVELQRRAPEGFPARAGGCWLALSGIHHAGKTPFGWEERWLDLAVAPGAQDADFAATAPGAWLLANVPWTDARHRIGAVGAEPVAARHLRIAAGAPCLQIERWTWRGKEPVTSARQVFPADHYQLVEDFTPRG from the coding sequence GTGAGCGTCGAGGCGCGAATCCGCGGCGACATCGAATCACGTATCCGCTCGGGCGAATGGGCGCCGGGGGTGCGCGTGCCGACCGAGCATGAGCTGGTCGAAGCCTATCGCTGCGCGCGCGCGACCGCGAACAAGGCGTTGAGCCGGCTGGCACGCGAGGGGCTGATCGAGCGCAAGCGGCGCGCGGGGAGCTTCGTGGCGCGGCCGCAGATCCGGACGGCCGTGGTCGGTGTGCCCGATATCGGCGCACTGATCGAGGCGCGGGGTGAACCTTATCGCTGGGAGCTGCTGACGGTCGAGCTGCAGCGCCGCGCGCCCGAAGGCTTTCCGGCGCGCGCCGGGGGCTGCTGGCTGGCGCTGTCGGGCATCCACCATGCCGGCAAGACGCCGTTCGGCTGGGAGGAGCGCTGGCTCGACCTAGCGGTGGCGCCGGGCGCCCAGGATGCCGATTTCGCCGCGACCGCGCCAGGCGCCTGGCTGCTCGCCAATGTCCCCTGGACCGATGCGCGGCACCGGATCGGCGCGGTAGGCGCGGAACCGGTCGCGGCGCGGCATCTGCGTATTGCGGCGGGTGCGCCGTGCCTGCAGATCGAGCGCTGGACGTGGCGTGGCAAGGAGCCCGTCACATCCGCGCGGCAGGTGTTTCCGGCGGATCACTATCAGCTGGTCGAAGATTTCACCCCCAGAGGGTGA
- a CDS encoding formimidoylglutamate deiminase — translation MDLWFESALLEDGWADRVRLRLAGGRVEAIEAGVDPAAGDERHFVALPGLPNLHSHAFQRAMAGLTEARGRADDDFWSWRELMYRFVGRIGPEECEAVAALAYAEMLEAGFTRVGEFHYLHHAPDGSRYDDVAEMSGRIAAAAETAGIGLTLLPVFYAHGGFGGQPAGKAQAGFLNDVDGFAELVERASVKLAKDGVIGIAPHSLRAVTPEALRELLPVAEGGPVHIHIAEQVKEVADCLAWSGRRPVRWLLDEMPVDARWTLVHATHVEPDEVAGIAASGAVAGLCPITEANLGDGLFPAAEFMAQGGMIGVGSDSNVRIDAAEELRLLEYGQRLTRRARNVLAGEERPATGARLFEAAVKGGGRSLGVETGLAAGRPADIVSLDRDEPAFAERGGDALIDSWVFVSHRAVDCVWRGGVKQVAGGRHRQRDTIEARYRTALARLLA, via the coding sequence ATGGACTTGTGGTTCGAATCCGCATTGCTGGAAGATGGCTGGGCCGATCGGGTGCGGCTTCGCCTGGCGGGCGGGCGGGTCGAGGCGATCGAGGCCGGGGTCGATCCAGCGGCAGGTGACGAACGGCATTTCGTGGCGCTGCCGGGGCTGCCCAATTTGCACAGCCACGCCTTCCAGCGCGCGATGGCGGGGCTGACCGAAGCGCGCGGGCGAGCGGACGACGATTTCTGGTCGTGGCGCGAGCTGATGTACCGCTTCGTGGGGCGGATCGGGCCGGAGGAGTGTGAGGCGGTCGCCGCGCTGGCCTATGCCGAGATGCTCGAGGCTGGGTTCACGCGGGTCGGAGAGTTTCATTACCTCCATCATGCGCCGGACGGGTCGCGTTACGATGACGTCGCCGAGATGTCGGGCCGGATCGCGGCGGCGGCGGAGACAGCGGGGATCGGGCTGACGCTGCTGCCGGTCTTCTATGCGCATGGCGGCTTCGGCGGGCAGCCGGCGGGGAAGGCGCAGGCGGGGTTCCTGAATGACGTCGATGGCTTTGCCGAGCTGGTCGAGCGGGCGAGTGTGAAGTTGGCGAAAGACGGGGTGATCGGGATCGCGCCGCATAGCCTGCGCGCGGTGACGCCCGAGGCGCTTCGCGAGCTGTTGCCGGTGGCGGAGGGCGGGCCGGTGCATATCCATATCGCCGAGCAGGTGAAGGAGGTCGCCGACTGCCTCGCCTGGAGCGGGCGTCGGCCAGTGCGCTGGCTGCTCGACGAGATGCCAGTCGATGCGCGCTGGACGCTGGTGCACGCGACGCATGTCGAGCCGGACGAGGTGGCGGGGATCGCCGCCAGCGGCGCGGTCGCAGGCCTGTGCCCGATCACCGAGGCCAATCTGGGCGACGGCCTGTTTCCCGCGGCCGAGTTCATGGCACAGGGCGGCATGATCGGGGTGGGGAGCGATTCGAACGTGCGGATCGACGCGGCAGAGGAATTGCGGCTGCTGGAATATGGGCAGCGGCTGACGCGGCGCGCGCGCAACGTGCTGGCCGGCGAGGAGCGGCCCGCGACGGGTGCGCGGCTGTTCGAAGCAGCAGTAAAGGGCGGTGGGCGGTCGCTGGGTGTGGAGACGGGATTGGCGGCCGGACGTCCGGCGGACATCGTCTCGCTCGATCGCGACGAACCGGCGTTCGCCGAGCGCGGTGGCGATGCACTGATCGACAGCTGGGTGTTCGTCAGCCATCGCGCGGTCGACTGCGTGTGGCGCGGTGGCGTCAAGCAGGTGGCGGGCGGACGCCACCGGCAACGCGACACGATCGAGGCGCGTTATCGCACCGCGCTGGCGAGGCTGTTGGCGTGA
- the hutI gene encoding imidazolonepropionase, with the protein MATPADKLWRNARLATMTGGGPGIVERGAITATGDAITYAGPEIDAPDAAEIIDCEGRWITPGLIDCHTHLIHAGNRAKEFEARLEGATYEEIARAGGGILSTVTATRAASEDELVASALPRLDQLISEGVTTVEIKSGYGLTLDDELKMLRAAHQLGWSGRGINIFRTLLAAHAVPPEFKGNADAYVDLICDQMIPAARHEAHAVDAYCEGIGFSAEQVDRIFTTAKAHGLRVKLHAEQLSNLHGAALAARHGALSADHLEYLDDAGIAAMAAAGTVATLLPGAFYFTRETRLPPVAALRAAGVPIAIATDCNPGTSPMASILLAMNMGATLFRLTVEECLRGVTCNAAKALAMDRFVGTLEPGKSADLAIWNVTDLAELVYRIGANPLHARIHAGQ; encoded by the coding sequence ATGGCGACTCCCGCGGACAAGCTCTGGCGCAACGCCCGTCTCGCGACGATGACGGGCGGCGGCCCGGGCATTGTTGAGCGCGGCGCGATCACCGCCACGGGCGACGCGATCACCTATGCCGGCCCCGAAATAGACGCACCCGACGCCGCCGAGATCATCGACTGCGAGGGCCGCTGGATCACCCCCGGGCTGATCGACTGCCACACCCATCTGATCCACGCCGGCAACCGCGCCAAGGAGTTCGAGGCCCGCCTCGAAGGCGCCACGTACGAGGAGATCGCCCGCGCCGGCGGCGGCATCCTCTCCACCGTCACCGCCACCCGCGCCGCGAGCGAAGACGAATTGGTGGCCTCCGCTCTCCCCCGCCTCGACCAGCTCATTTCCGAGGGCGTCACCACCGTCGAGATCAAGTCCGGCTACGGCCTCACCCTCGACGACGAGCTCAAGATGCTCCGCGCCGCGCACCAGCTCGGCTGGAGTGGGCGCGGCATCAACATATTCAGGACGCTTCTGGCCGCCCACGCCGTTCCACCTGAGTTCAAGGGGAACGCGGACGCCTATGTCGATCTGATCTGCGATCAGATGATCCCGGCTGCCCGGCATGAAGCCCATGCCGTGGACGCTTATTGCGAGGGAATTGGGTTCTCCGCCGAACAAGTCGATCGCATCTTCACGACGGCGAAAGCGCATGGCCTTCGCGTCAAACTCCACGCCGAACAACTCTCCAACCTCCACGGCGCTGCCCTCGCCGCGCGCCACGGTGCTCTCTCCGCAGACCATCTGGAATATCTGGACGACGCGGGGATCGCCGCCATGGCGGCGGCTGGCACCGTCGCCACCCTCCTCCCCGGCGCCTTCTATTTCACGCGAGAAACCCGCCTGCCGCCTGTCGCTGCACTTCGCGCGGCGGGCGTGCCGATCGCCATCGCCACCGACTGCAACCCCGGCACCTCGCCAATGGCGTCCATTCTGCTGGCGATGAACATGGGCGCGACCCTCTTCCGGCTGACGGTGGAAGAGTGTTTGCGCGGCGTCACATGCAACGCTGCGAAGGCGCTGGCGATGGATCGTTTCGTCGGCACCCTCGAGCCCGGCAAATCCGCCGACCTCGCCATCTGGAACGTCACCGACCTCGCCGAGCTGGTCTACCGCATCGGCGCCAACCCCCTTCACGCCCGGATCCACGCAGGCCAATGA
- a CDS encoding FAD/NAD(P)-binding protein has protein sequence MPVEHVAIVGAGFSGTLQAINLLRHEGPRATLIERGSRAGEGLAYGAAHPSHVLNVRAGNMSALPDDPGHFARWLEARGIKDAASAFASRVTYGEYLREMLDAALANSGGRLTVRYGEVVDATTTRNGVTLALDNGETIAADAAVLAVGNLPPHDPPGLTDGALPDDLYKGDPWAADVAEGLGAGDTVLVIGTGLTMVDVALMLEARGFSGRIVALSRRGLLPRRHDRTSDWARIEERPATIASGLVRQLRARAEAIGWRNAVDELRPFTQPMWANASEAERARFLRHLRPWWDVHRHRLAPEVADRLAAMQDRGQLHVLAGKTIAFAPENRGVTMTWRPRGGDAPETMKVRRVINCTGPLGDLNRTIDPLLVALRERGTIRPDAANLGIDVNGVGQVIGANGRPSERLYALGPMTRGAFWEIVAVPDIRRQTWDVARRLSNAHWVGGEGL, from the coding sequence ATGCCGGTCGAACATGTCGCGATCGTCGGCGCGGGCTTTTCGGGCACGCTCCAGGCGATCAACCTGCTCCGCCACGAAGGGCCGCGCGCCACGCTGATCGAGCGTGGCAGCCGCGCGGGCGAGGGGCTGGCCTATGGCGCCGCCCATCCGAGCCATGTGCTCAACGTGCGCGCGGGCAATATGAGCGCGCTGCCCGACGATCCGGGGCATTTCGCGCGCTGGCTGGAGGCGCGCGGCATCAAGGACGCGGCGAGCGCATTCGCGTCGCGCGTCACGTACGGCGAATATCTGCGCGAGATGCTCGACGCGGCGCTCGCCAATAGCGGAGGCCGGCTGACGGTGCGCTATGGCGAGGTGGTGGATGCGACCACCACCCGTAACGGGGTCACGCTGGCGCTGGATAACGGGGAGACGATCGCGGCCGATGCGGCGGTGCTCGCGGTGGGCAATTTGCCGCCGCACGATCCGCCGGGGCTGACCGACGGCGCGCTGCCGGACGATCTCTACAAGGGCGATCCCTGGGCGGCGGACGTGGCGGAAGGGCTAGGCGCGGGAGACACCGTGCTGGTGATCGGCACCGGGCTGACCATGGTCGACGTCGCGCTGATGCTCGAGGCGCGGGGATTTTCCGGGCGGATCGTCGCGCTGTCGCGGCGCGGGTTGTTGCCGCGGCGGCATGATCGGACCAGCGACTGGGCGCGGATCGAGGAGCGGCCGGCGACGATCGCATCGGGGCTGGTGCGCCAGTTGCGCGCGCGGGCCGAGGCGATCGGCTGGCGCAACGCGGTGGACGAGCTGCGCCCCTTCACCCAGCCGATGTGGGCCAATGCCAGCGAGGCCGAGCGCGCGCGGTTCCTGCGGCATCTGCGGCCATGGTGGGACGTGCACCGCCACCGGCTGGCGCCCGAGGTGGCCGACCGGCTGGCGGCGATGCAGGATCGCGGGCAGCTGCACGTGCTGGCGGGCAAAACGATCGCGTTCGCGCCCGAGAATCGTGGGGTGACTATGACCTGGCGGCCGCGCGGAGGTGACGCGCCTGAGACGATGAAGGTGCGGCGGGTGATCAACTGTACCGGGCCACTGGGCGACCTCAATCGCACCATCGATCCACTGCTGGTCGCATTGCGCGAGCGCGGGACGATCCGGCCCGATGCGGCGAACCTGGGGATCGACGTCAACGGCGTGGGACAGGTGATCGGCGCGAACGGGCGGCCGAGCGAGCGGCTCTATGCGCTGGGGCCGATGACGCGCGGCGCGTTCTGGGAGATCGTCGCGGTGCCCGATATCCGGCGCCAGACCTGGGACGTCGCGCGGCGCCTGTCGAACGCCCACTGGGTGGGCGGCGAGGGGCTGTAG